In Syntrophus gentianae, the DNA window GAGGTGCCGCTGCTCGTTTCCGGGAAGAGTGATCTGCCCGAGGGCCTTTTTGAACTTTCCTCCACGGACATCATTCTTTTCAAGCGGCATCCGGAGGCGATCAGCGCCCGTAATCTCCTGCAATGCCATGTGGTTGATGTTTTTGAAACAGGATTCCGGCTTGGCGTGGAGCTGGAATGCGGGGGAGAACGTCTGATCGCCGAGATTTCCAGGCAGGCTGCCGAGGATCTGGAAATCGTCACGGGAATCGAGATCTATGCGGCGATCAAGGCATCGGCCTTTCGGCGGTTGGGATAAAAAGAACGGACCTTCCGGGAACTTCTTCCCGGAGACGAAAGAACCGCCTTCTCCGGGAAGAAGTTTCCCTGCTTTTACGATGCCATCATCTTATTTCAGGGCAGAACTCAGGCCGAACGTATTGGTGCGTACCAGATCTCACAATTCGGTTTAATCACAACCGGCTTGTCGTAGATTCGAAGCGCAACGTCCAGCTCTTTGAGTTCTTCCAGGACGATTCCGCGATTATGGTGTGCCTTCTCATAATCCGGTATCAGGGAAATCGCCTTATTGTAACTTTTAATCGCCGCGCATAACTCCTTGAGTTCATGCAGGACATTCCCCCGATTGTAATAGGCCTCCGCATAATCCGGGCTCAAGGCGATTGCCCGGTCATAGCTCTTCCGGGACAGGTCCAGCTTGCCGAGTTTATGCAGAACAAGTCCGAGATTGTAATAGGCCACGGCGAAGTCTGGTTTCAATTCGATCGCCTTTCTGAAGAATGCTTCTGCGCGCGGATAGTTCGTCCTTTGAGCGGATAAGATGCCCGATAAGGTCACCGCATCAAAATGTTCCGGCTGAATTTTCAGAACTTCTTCGTAAAGCGCTTCGGCTTGAGCAAACTGTCCTTTTTGATGCAGGGAAAGCCCTCTTTCAAAAAGCTGCCGGGATTGCGTCGAGGCCTTGTCCTCCGTATCGCCTTGGAGAGTCTTAGTATTTCGGGAATTCGTCATGATTAACCCCATTTCCTCATCCTTCAGCTCTGCATGCGTCTCCTCAATCCGATGAGGCCCAGAAGGCCGGGGGCAAGCAGCAACAGGCTCGGCGGCAAAGGAACGGCGCTGACATGGAGTTCCGTCAGACCTTTGCCCCATCTGCCGTTGTTTACATCGGCCGTGATCACGGAACGAACGCCGCTGCTTTCGCCATTAACGGACAACAAGTCCAAAACGCCTGAGGTGTGAGGACTCTGGCCGTTGGCGAGGACATAGTTCGTGTCCTCATTCACATTCACATTCGTCAGTTCGTACATGGAAAGGATCGTCTTGTACCCGTCGGAGGAAATGGCAACGGCATAACTGAGCAGGTTGCCCGTGTCGACGCCGGCGGCTTCAAGTACCGAGGCAATCGTTGGTCCTGTCCGGCTTGTCGTTTTGCTGCTGTAAGTGGCAGTGTAGGTTACCGACGGCATTGCCTGAAGATCCGCCAGGGTATAGTTCGCGGAAGCCGTACCGGAGACGGTGACTCCCGTCGATTTGGTCAAGGTTCCATAGCCCATCCAGACATCGGCGGCATGGACGACTTCGATATCGGTCACGCCGGTAACGGACCGGCCTGCGCCGGACAAATCATACACGCCGTCGCTGTTGGA includes these proteins:
- a CDS encoding tetratricopeptide repeat protein, translated to MGLIMTNSRNTKTLQGDTEDKASTQSRQLFERGLSLHQKGQFAQAEALYEEVLKIQPEHFDAVTLSGILSAQRTNYPRAEAFFRKAIELKPDFAVAYYNLGLVLHKLGKLDLSRKSYDRAIALSPDYAEAYYNRGNVLHELKELCAAIKSYNKAISLIPDYEKAHHNRGIVLEELKELDVALRIYDKPVVIKPNCEIWYAPIRSA